CATCGAAAGTAATTGTTTTAATAGGGTAATGTATATAATATGTATTGATTTTCTGATTTCTATCTCTGGATATGTTTAGGGTGGCCAGCGAGATAATTGAAATATTAATGATAAAGAAGATAATGATTAAAATATATGAGGAATGTAATAATGATTGAGCTTTTTTTAATTGAACACTAACTCTACCTTCCATATTTATCCACTATATTGATTAATTAAATCTACTTTTGAATTTGAGTAATAATCGTAATAGCATATATGCTGAGGTTTTCCATATATAGATACCGTATCAGACTTATCATTTCCTGAATAATAATCTTTGCGAGTAGCTTCTCTTGATCTAGAATTATCATCAACGCTTGTATTATTAACCGAATCAAATTTAATCCCAGTCGCATCAAAAACATACCATGTATTCATTGATGGAATCCATGCTTCGGTCCAAATATGGTAATTCCAATTGTTTGATCCGCCGGTCCAATTCTGACCTGTTACAGCCCTTGCAGGTATCCCAATTGCTCTCATAAATGCAATACAGTAATGTGTAAAATCATAACATTGCCCATAATGTATCTGTCGAGCTGACAATTTCTCTGGATTAATTAATTCATTATATTTTAAATCTGACTTACTTCCTGTCATTCTCAATATATAATCAATTGGACATGATGATAGTCCCACATCTGTAACAGAATATTTAATAAGATAGTTTGTAAAGTATTTTATTCTTGATGAGGCAGATTTATGATCTGTAGCCCCTTTCGCAATTATACATGCCTTAAGATATACATTACTATTAAATTGATTTATACCACCATTTTTTCCATCATACTCACCCTGACTCGGTTTAGGACCCCCATAGAAATATAAAGTCGAATCTGAAGATGTTCTATAAAACGGTCCTCTTTGATCAATATTGCTTTCTTTTCCATCATTTTCAGTATGATAAAGAAATTGTTGAATCGCTTGGTTAGTAAGTCCAATTAAGGAATCGGAACCATAGGTTTGAGGTATCTCAAATATTGTGCAAATATTCATATATCCAAGATAAAATAATAATGTAATTGTGATATCAGGGAAGAATTTTCCACCAGAAAATGTAAATGTTTTCCAATAAAAAAAACATATAGACCAGGTTCCAATAGGTATATTTTGTTTAATAGTTACTGACCATGTTATTATATAATTATCTTGTTTTTGTTTTTGAATAGATATCATGTTTCCTTTATAATAATCAATACCATAAAGAGTTATGGTAAAAATATTCTCTACATTTTTTGTATAAATTTCCGTAGATATATCGCTATTAATATTTCTCCGCACAACTATAATGTTATTTAACGCATAACCCTCGCCATCCCAGCAATCATACTTTCTTGTATTAAAATTATTTTTATATTTTGAGTAAATATTTGGTAAAAATGTTCGACTCGATGCGCCACCTTTTTTGTTGGATTCATCAATAGAGTCGATAGTATTAGATTCGTAATAATCAGGTATACCATCACAATCCATATCATTCAACTTCGGGTCAATCCATCCATAACTCGTTAGGGCTATATTGAATGTCATTGGAGAATAGATTTCACTAGAATTAACCGATTCAATACATAAATAAAATTGAATTTCTTTATTTATAGACTCATTACCTAAATAATATCCAAAATATGAATTTGAATAAAGATAATTTCCATTCTCAGTTGTTGTGTTAATCGGGCTCCCGGTTAAATTATGTAAATTATTAAGATGACTTATATCTTGAAATGTATAGTCTATAGATTCCGCATATCCTCTTAAAAAAATGTCTTGGGGGCTATTCCAATTAAAATTGATATTAACAAGATAAGTCCCAACCCTGGGATAATCAATTACATCAAGATTAACATTGGCGGCATCTGTAGATATATACACAATTTTATGGATACTACTATTTATCAATACCCCGCTCCCGTCGGCGTCATTATAATATTTCCAGACGAAATCGTAATGACCCGCCGGAAGCTGCGAGGATTCAATCTCCAGCGCGCCCCACTCGGCCCACGGACCTCCCATCGAGTTTCCGCTCTCGTCGTAAATATAGGCGTCGTAGAACAAATCGTCATTGTCATTCTCCATTGACACCTGGTCGTAGCTCCGCAGCAAGAAATCTATTGCCCCCTCCTCCTCATTGAAAATATGTACACAGAAGCTCATCCCGTCCTGATGGGGGCCCGACGAGAACGCCCCCGCAATCCCCTCCGGGACCCTCATCCTGAAATCGGTCATCCAGACATGGTCCCACTCGCTCTCCTCCCTGAGCATGATCACATGCTCCTCGCGGGCCATGTCCGGACCGATGTTCCTCAGCTTCGAAACATTCGAGAGGCCATCCTTTTTAACGATGATTGTGTAGGGCGTCTTGAAGAATGTCCCGGTCTCGCCCCCCTCGGCAACCATTTCGAATATCTTGCCTTCCATCGTCACAATACCATTGGCATCAGTTGCTCCGGAATAAATCAGGCTCTGCTCGAGGTCCTTCACAAGAACCTGAGCATCAGAGACATTCTCCGAATTCTCATTGATAACCCGGATGACCATATTCCCTCGGGCGCTCAGTGTTCCGTCAACAACCTCCACCTTCGAGCGGTTGAAGTCGCAGTCCGCCATGACGACATTGGACCCCTCAATCCTGATGTCAGCGCCATTGTTGTTAATGATTATTGAATCTGTGATTGATATTTCGGATGAGATTATCTGCATCCCGTACTCATTGCAGTAGTGAATTCCGATGTCTGAGATTTCCACATTCGGCGAATTAATTAATAATCCATTGTTCATGTGGGCGAATGTGGTATTCGTGATTGTGGCCGTGCCGAGGATATTTATGTCGAAGTACCTGTTCTCTACACCGGAGAAGAAAAGGGTATTGTTGATCGCGGCCGTGGAGCCCTGCGCCAGCGATATTCCATGCTCGCCCGTCCATTCGCTGTTGACCTGAACGGTGACATTGTCGGCGCTTATATCTCCATTTATAGATAGATTACCTGTGATATTTAGGTAAGTAACTATAATATTAAGGCAGCCATCCACCTCCAAATCATTTCCCGTCATAGTTGTGTTGTATGTCTCCAGAGCGCCCTCGGATGAAATGATAATCTCTCCCTCGACAACCTCCAGAATTCCGTTGTCGAAGGTCAGGCTCGATGAAACGGAGAGGCTGTCGGCAACGACAACCTTGCCATCGTATTCCGTTTCCGCTCCAACGCTCCAGTCCTCCTTCCTCTCGTCACACACCAGTATCTTGTGATGGACGATATTATTGGTCTCATTGTCCTCGGTGATATTTTCGCCCAAATCAATTTTTATAACGAGATATTGATATCCTGTCTCGTTTAAAGTCGTATTAACGTCCTGGAGGCCCGTTTCGCCCCATGCACCCAGGCCGCCCACTGTCCGGTTCTCTATCAGAGTCTCGCTCTCGGTGTTGTTAAGATAGAAACTGACGGTGAATGTTGAGTTCGCGTTTTCGTATCCATCATTGTAGATGGTAGCGTTTATGGTGATTATGCTGCTGACCAGCGGGTAATCATCGGACACATCGAGGTGTATCAGCCTCAGGTCCAGGCTCGGGAACTCGAAATAGACGAGCTGGCTCTGGTTCATCGTTCTTTCTTCGGATTTCGTTATGTTTAGCTTTTGTGCAGTTACATTGTGCGGCGTGTGATTGACGGTCCCCGAGCTGTCCTTCGTGCAGTACCTGGCCTGAATCAGCGCATGGCCCGAATCAAGGGTCCGTTCGAGCACTTCCAGACCGCCGTCCTCCTTTATTATTGCGCTCCCGCCGCTAATAAAGCTTCCGCTCCTGTCCTTTAAATTCACCTCGAGATAGTTCCTCATGTGGATTATGGATGTTGAGTCCACGCCTACCTCGCTTCCGAGCA
This genomic interval from Thermoplasmata archaeon contains the following:
- a CDS encoding transglutaminase domain-containing protein yields the protein MELESSNITSVGCALLGSEVGVDSTSIIHMRNYLEVNLKDRSGSFISGGSAIIKEDGGLEVLERTLDSGHALIQARYCTKDSSGTVNHTPHNVTAQKLNITKSEERTMNQSQLVYFEFPSLDLRLIHLDVSDDYPLVSSIITINATIYNDGYENANSTFTVSFYLNNTESETLIENRTVGGLGAWGETGLQDVNTTLNETGYQYLVIKIDLGENITEDNETNNIVHHKILVCDERKEDWSVGAETEYDGKVVVADSLSVSSSLTFDNGILEVVEGEIIISSEGALETYNTTMTGNDLEVDGCLNIIVTYLNITGNLSINGDISADNVTVQVNSEWTGEHGISLAQGSTAAINNTLFFSGVENRYFDINILGTATITNTTFAHMNNGLLINSPNVEISDIGIHYCNEYGMQIISSEISITDSIIINNNGADIRIEGSNVVMADCDFNRSKVEVVDGTLSARGNMVIRVINENSENVSDAQVLVKDLEQSLIYSGATDANGIVTMEGKIFEMVAEGGETGTFFKTPYTIIVKKDGLSNVSKLRNIGPDMAREEHVIMLREESEWDHVWMTDFRMRVPEGIAGAFSSGPHQDGMSFCVHIFNEEEGAIDFLLRSYDQVSMENDNDDLFYDAYIYDESGNSMGGPWAEWGALEIESSQLPAGHYDFVWKYYNDADGSGVLINSSIHKIVYISTDAANVNLDVIDYPRVGTYLVNINFNWNSPQDIFLRGYAESIDYTFQDISHLNNLHNLTGSPINTTTENGNYLYSNSYFGYYLGNESINKEIQFYLCIESVNSSEIYSPMTFNIALTSYGWIDPKLNDMDCDGIPDYYESNTIDSIDESNKKGGASSRTFLPNIYSKYKNNFNTRKYDCWDGEGYALNNIIVVRRNINSDISTEIYTKNVENIFTITLYGIDYYKGNMISIQKQKQDNYIITWSVTIKQNIPIGTWSICFFYWKTFTFSGGKFFPDITITLLFYLGYMNICTIFEIPQTYGSDSLIGLTNQAIQQFLYHTENDGKESNIDQRGPFYRTSSDSTLYFYGGPKPSQGEYDGKNGGINQFNSNVYLKACIIAKGATDHKSASSRIKYFTNYLIKYSVTDVGLSSCPIDYILRMTGSKSDLKYNELINPEKLSARQIHYGQCYDFTHYCIAFMRAIGIPARAVTGQNWTGGSNNWNYHIWTEAWIPSMNTWYVFDATGIKFDSVNNTSVDDNSRSREATRKDYYSGNDKSDTVSIYGKPQHICYYDYYSNSKVDLINQYSG